Proteins from a single region of Apium graveolens cultivar Ventura chromosome 7, ASM990537v1, whole genome shotgun sequence:
- the LOC141674457 gene encoding uncharacterized protein LOC141674457 → MARTRMTARKRVGDAREYRRLFVRQPPQVPDVLDPEAVEAYEREHDEALLAEIEVADPAPTVGLEVFEYPETDPEEDSEEDPTEPDTEIAPPEDIPYGSTEVSSPEMMRVDVHQRSIERLLDRISAAQARVAELESETGVADLMDRMIALQARVTALTEELEAELGASTPVRTPTSSPVPVSPARTETDDGMDPILDGVAATPANSPLPPPLPVISLAVHDWVVGRYAADLTAAEARITELRDQLSIERHMRIEARARRGYPSARRVRRTIRRIEQRTIGRIHRLSPQRDLVSRREVIRVVVRAMRRIRDVTHG, encoded by the exons atggcccgaaccaggatgactgcccgcaaacgggtaggggacgcccgtgagtaccgtagactgttcgtccgccagccacctcag GTACCCGATGTGTTAGACCCTGAGGCTGTAGAGGCGTACGAGAGAGAGCATGATGAGGCCCTTTTAGCTGAGATCGAGGTAGCAGACCCTGCCCCCACTGTGGGCTTAGAGGTATTCGAGTACCCGGAGACTGACCCTGAGGAGGACTCAGAGGAGGACCCCACTGAGCCAGACACTGAGATAGCCCCTCCTGAGGATATTCCATACGGCAGCACGGAGGTTTCGTCTCCAGAGATGATGAGGGTGGATGTGCATCAGAGGTCGATAGAGCGTTTGTTAGATCGGATCTCAGCAGCCCAGGCTCGAGTCGCTGAGCTCGAGAGCGAGACGGGAGTAGCAGATTTGATGGATAGGATGATAGCTCTGCAGGCTAGAGTCACTGCACTGACTGAGGAGTTAGAGGCGGAGCTAGGGGCATCCACCCCAGTGAGGACACCCACCTCATCCCCTGTACCAGTTAGTCCCGCACGGACTGAGACCGACGACGGCATGGACCCTATTCTTGACGGTGTGGCAGCGACTCCTGCAAATTCCCCACTTCCACCACCCCTACCAGTCATATCCCTAGCAGTTCACGACTGGGTGGTAGGTCGCTATGCTGCTGATCTGACAGCGGCTGAGGCCCGTATTACCGAGCTGAGGGACCAGCTTTCCATCGAGCGGCACATGAGGATAGAGGCCCGAGCCAGGCGAGGATACCCCAGCGCCCGACGCGTGCGCAGGACCATTCGCCGTATAGAGCAGAGGACCATCGGTAGGATTCACCGCTTATCCCCCCAGCGTGACTTGGTGAGTAGGCGCGAGGTTATTAGGGTTGTGGTTCGCGCTATGAGGCGGATTCGTGATGTTACTCATGGCTAG